A window from Dromaius novaehollandiae isolate bDroNov1 chromosome 1, bDroNov1.hap1, whole genome shotgun sequence encodes these proteins:
- the LOC112994449 gene encoding killer cell lectin-like receptor subfamily G member 1: MAEKPPLYLSSWRLQAPRLWSAVVQGLAIGFGILSISLATTLIWKMNDSHPRCPEQWIAYRGSCYTFSKERKDWSSSQESCWAQGAHLLVISDTREMDLLKSIQTGCFWIGLSNSTGSGWVWEDGSKLNGTKVLFNSPVQQCVVLMKDHFQASSCEFSAPWICEKALR, encoded by the exons CTCCCCGTCTGTGGTCAGCAGTTGTACAGGGCTTGGCTATAGGTTTTGGGATACTGAGCATCTCCTTAGCGACTACTTTGATTTGGAAGATGA ATGACTCCCATCCACGCTGCCCTGAGCAGTGGATAGCCTACAGAGGGAGCTGCTACACCTTCTCCAAAGAGAGGAAGGATTGGAGTTCCAGCCAAGAATCCTGCTGGGCACAGGGTGCTCATCTCCTGGTGATCAGTGATACCAGGGAAATG GACCTGCTCAAGAGTATTCAAACAGGATGTTTCTGGATTGGACTGAGCAACAGCACAGGCTCTGGATGGGTTTGGGAAGATGGCTCTAAACTCAACGGCACAAA GGTCCTCTTCAACAGCCCTGTGCAGCAATGTGTTGTCCTGATGAAAGATCACTTTCAGGCGTCCAGTTGTGAATTTTCTGCTCCATGGATTTGTGAGAAAGCTCTTAGATAA